Proteins from one Mucilaginibacter jinjuensis genomic window:
- a CDS encoding LodA/GoxA family CTQ-dependent oxidase produces MSDNSNHENKTGAESTEPLNQNTDQAKSEPTANNVVCWDSHGDTAIATERLKEMFVEMGQKTKIEMGQKPAERAVFRKQHGIAYGRFTIKKDINPEFKVGVFAGDTYECVARFSSDTTPTSPDLHSTLGLGLKLFGVDGPKLFGEGTNADFIFQNIDRFFARDVQQMCAFTTAGVVDHDYDAYINKHPELAAILAAMTKEEASCLSAGYWAILPFKLGESNIVKYRLVPEDTDRGTPFNDNNYLALDLQQRLRTKPAKFRFEIQLRTNEATMPLDDAQVVWSTEESPYICIAELNFPQQDITAIGQPEFGSILAFNIWRTLPENAPLGSIAEARKVVYAASSEARHQANGQQLEEPKEINPHFEGNTDEDSDCIVTAGIYPPIGVMRVGNSENEYFIGPLVAEPEPKTDDYAYRDQTGALKRQAAQFRIYGFNAAGKAVKELTAENAKITWHVHLANQKSSWYQFQIALDIPDAATAPASMLRNINVPDRNSLIIDGGAQTVSAPNITDGPQFVGQFQGHEVYLGEMHTDDKGRLIMLGGHGVSANVDGDIAITFANNEGWYDDISDGPVTAEVEYLGVKLKAEPAWVICAPPDYAPMQKSVRTMWDLMRDVAVSSGMLVRPARPSFTKDILPIFQRMTNLQWVNAGFGAAFGWGGQFDYTTSKWMVKLNDPSPANLEMRRTISNNFRRYEVSGAEAPQLWPWLYGDAISIPSVGSVRQHATLSQLQLEFIDQWVKGDFDADYVDMTGCPHIPEPITLDKLPVADQPEMLTRAAMEFCLADAFHPGCEMTWPMRTAGMYSSAFRLKHAPKTPPVNNSYYGPVMNSDVFTLAKGPLLGGQVAGGITRWMAIPWQTDTASCRDGYTSAYDPYLPTFWPARVPNNILSEERYREAMDTNLSEETRRQAFADRKDWLDDLPLDGEAPNYTNQINCMVKYFDKLAVVQPRPGVPHDPNFPPKMQVGITPNAEQEATLLRETLKELQGILDTNDALNPNAHRLLGTAMHDLSHKDLLNEQDLITGAKDQLIALVEQELTADFKSTSAVKKLLGLLASKEAKPITPLNAKHKVNINAANTGVTEKMTRFSRFIPK; encoded by the coding sequence ATGTCTGACAACTCAAACCACGAGAACAAAACAGGTGCAGAAAGCACCGAACCGTTAAATCAAAACACTGATCAAGCCAAAAGCGAACCGACTGCAAATAATGTAGTATGCTGGGATAGCCATGGTGATACAGCCATTGCAACAGAGCGCCTTAAAGAGATGTTTGTTGAAATGGGGCAAAAAACCAAGATAGAGATGGGCCAAAAACCCGCAGAGCGTGCCGTGTTTCGCAAACAACATGGCATTGCTTACGGCAGGTTCACTATCAAAAAAGACATTAATCCGGAGTTTAAAGTCGGTGTATTTGCCGGCGACACTTACGAGTGCGTAGCCCGCTTTTCGAGCGATACTACACCTACATCGCCAGATCTGCATTCCACATTAGGCTTAGGTCTGAAGCTATTCGGGGTAGATGGCCCAAAACTATTTGGAGAGGGCACCAATGCAGATTTTATTTTCCAAAATATAGATCGTTTTTTTGCCCGTGATGTACAGCAAATGTGCGCCTTTACAACCGCCGGCGTAGTAGATCATGACTATGATGCCTATATTAACAAACACCCGGAACTTGCCGCTATTCTTGCAGCTATGACCAAAGAAGAAGCGAGTTGTTTAAGCGCCGGTTACTGGGCTATATTGCCTTTTAAATTAGGAGAAAGCAATATTGTTAAATACCGCTTAGTACCGGAGGATACAGATAGGGGAACCCCATTTAATGATAATAATTATTTAGCGCTTGATCTGCAACAACGCCTGCGTACCAAACCCGCAAAATTCCGTTTTGAGATACAGCTGCGGACTAACGAAGCTACCATGCCTCTTGATGATGCCCAGGTGGTATGGAGTACAGAAGAAAGCCCTTACATCTGTATTGCAGAATTAAATTTCCCGCAACAGGATATAACTGCTATTGGTCAACCTGAATTTGGCAGTATTTTGGCTTTTAATATCTGGAGAACATTGCCCGAAAACGCGCCGCTCGGTTCTATCGCTGAGGCGCGTAAGGTGGTTTACGCAGCCAGTTCTGAGGCACGCCACCAGGCTAATGGTCAGCAATTGGAAGAACCTAAAGAGATCAACCCTCATTTTGAAGGTAATACCGATGAAGATAGCGACTGTATTGTTACTGCCGGAATTTATCCGCCTATTGGTGTAATGCGTGTTGGCAATAGTGAAAACGAGTATTTTATTGGCCCCCTGGTAGCAGAACCGGAACCCAAAACGGATGATTATGCGTATCGTGATCAAACCGGGGCCTTGAAACGGCAGGCTGCTCAATTTCGCATTTATGGTTTCAATGCTGCCGGAAAAGCTGTTAAAGAGCTTACTGCCGAAAATGCTAAAATAACCTGGCACGTGCACCTGGCTAATCAAAAATCATCCTGGTACCAGTTTCAAATAGCCTTAGATATTCCGGATGCCGCAACTGCACCGGCTTCGATGCTGCGTAATATTAATGTGCCAGACAGAAATTCACTCATTATCGATGGTGGTGCACAAACCGTAAGCGCACCTAATATTACCGATGGTCCGCAGTTTGTTGGCCAATTTCAGGGACATGAAGTTTATCTGGGAGAAATGCATACTGATGATAAAGGACGTTTGATTATGCTTGGCGGTCATGGTGTGTCTGCAAACGTAGATGGTGATATCGCCATCACTTTTGCCAATAACGAAGGCTGGTATGATGATATTTCTGATGGCCCGGTTACTGCCGAAGTAGAGTACTTAGGCGTTAAACTAAAGGCAGAGCCGGCATGGGTAATTTGTGCACCACCTGACTATGCACCGATGCAAAAATCGGTTCGTACGATGTGGGATTTAATGAGGGATGTAGCTGTAAGTTCGGGCATGCTGGTACGCCCGGCGCGACCATCCTTTACCAAAGATATTCTACCGATTTTTCAACGGATGACTAACCTGCAATGGGTTAACGCTGGTTTTGGAGCCGCCTTTGGCTGGGGTGGTCAATTTGATTATACCACATCTAAATGGATGGTAAAGTTGAACGATCCTTCGCCCGCGAATTTGGAAATGCGACGTACCATTTCTAACAATTTCCGTCGCTATGAAGTATCGGGAGCAGAAGCTCCCCAATTATGGCCTTGGTTATATGGTGATGCCATCAGCATCCCAAGTGTTGGATCTGTACGCCAGCACGCCACCTTATCTCAACTACAGTTAGAGTTTATCGATCAATGGGTTAAAGGCGATTTCGATGCTGATTATGTAGACATGACAGGCTGCCCGCATATCCCGGAACCTATCACACTGGATAAATTACCGGTTGCTGACCAACCGGAAATGTTGACCAGGGCAGCAATGGAATTTTGCCTGGCGGATGCTTTTCACCCGGGTTGTGAAATGACCTGGCCAATGCGTACTGCCGGCATGTATTCATCAGCCTTCAGGTTAAAACATGCCCCTAAAACTCCGCCTGTTAACAATTCTTATTACGGCCCGGTGATGAACAGCGATGTATTCACCTTGGCTAAGGGGCCATTATTGGGCGGGCAGGTTGCCGGTGGTATTACCCGGTGGATGGCTATCCCATGGCAAACAGATACGGCCAGTTGCCGTGATGGTTATACTTCAGCCTACGATCCTTATCTGCCAACCTTCTGGCCGGCCAGGGTACCCAATAATATTTTAAGTGAAGAAAGGTACAGGGAGGCAATGGATACTAACCTGTCGGAAGAAACACGCAGACAGGCCTTTGCCGATCGTAAAGACTGGCTGGATGACTTGCCACTGGATGGTGAAGCCCCTAACTATACAAACCAGATCAATTGCATGGTTAAGTACTTTGATAAGCTTGCTGTAGTGCAGCCTCGTCCTGGTGTGCCTCACGATCCAAACTTCCCACCAAAAATGCAGGTAGGCATTACACCAAACGCCGAACAGGAAGCTACATTATTGAGAGAGACACTAAAAGAATTACAGGGTATTTTAGATACTAACGATGCACTGAACCCAAATGCACATCGTTTATTGGGTACGGCAATGCATGATTTATCGCACAAAGATCTGTTGAATGAGCAAGATTTGATTACAGGTGCAAAAGATCAGCTGATCGCATTGGTTGAACAGGAGTTGACAGCAGATTTTAAATCAACATCAGCCGTTAAAAAACTATTGGGCTTATTAGCATCTAAAGAAGCGAAACCAATAACTCCGCTGAATGCAAAACACAAGGTGAATATCAATGCGGCAAATACGGGTGTTACAGAAAAAATGACCCGTTTTTCACGATTTATACCTAAGTAA
- a CDS encoding GlxA family transcriptional regulator yields MFSPLEKRKVVIVVMTGNMLLDFSGPSDVFTNANNCLQSLQSADGYEVLIAAPTADRKVIANTGVEIHCPYSAMEITTPIDTLIICGNDFRESSVAKFTDFYKWLSKINTGNTRRIASVCGGAFTLAKVGLLDGKRATTHWDLSDRLKKEYPGVLVNANHFFTNDGNIYTSAGVSSGIDLSLALVEEDFGKDIAIRVARKLVFYLSRPGFQTQFGNLLPVYESENIAQKIQYWLIGHLHESLEVSRLAGEMNMSTRNFTRVFHKETGIPPAKFIEKLRVETARKFLEDTDIPLERIAEQCGLGNLVSMRRTFLRHLMTTPSDYRRIFKTALKDAGIEDLLINQSPEDINTV; encoded by the coding sequence ATGTTTAGCCCGCTAGAAAAAAGGAAAGTAGTTATTGTTGTTATGACAGGCAACATGCTACTTGATTTTTCGGGACCGTCAGACGTTTTTACCAATGCCAATAATTGCCTCCAAAGTTTGCAATCGGCGGATGGTTATGAAGTCTTAATAGCGGCACCAACGGCAGATCGTAAGGTTATAGCTAATACAGGTGTAGAAATCCATTGCCCATACAGTGCAATGGAAATAACCACGCCGATTGATACCCTCATTATTTGCGGTAATGATTTCAGGGAAAGCAGCGTGGCCAAGTTTACAGACTTTTATAAATGGCTTTCAAAAATTAACACCGGCAATACGCGCCGGATAGCTTCGGTATGTGGTGGTGCATTTACGCTGGCCAAAGTTGGTTTGCTGGATGGCAAAAGAGCTACCACTCATTGGGATCTTAGCGACAGGCTAAAAAAAGAGTACCCCGGTGTACTGGTAAATGCTAATCACTTTTTTACCAATGATGGCAATATTTACACATCGGCGGGGGTTTCGTCGGGCATCGATCTCTCACTCGCCTTAGTTGAAGAAGATTTTGGTAAGGACATAGCCATCCGGGTTGCCCGCAAACTGGTGTTTTACCTGAGCCGGCCGGGCTTCCAAACTCAATTTGGTAATTTGCTGCCTGTTTACGAGAGCGAAAATATTGCCCAAAAAATACAGTATTGGCTAATCGGGCATCTGCATGAGTCGTTGGAGGTTAGCCGCCTTGCCGGTGAAATGAATATGAGCACGCGCAACTTTACCCGGGTTTTTCATAAAGAAACGGGTATACCGCCTGCCAAATTTATCGAAAAGCTTAGAGTTGAAACTGCCCGCAAGTTTTTAGAGGATACGGATATACCGCTTGAAAGAATTGCAGAGCAATGTGGCCTGGGAAACCTGGTATCTATGAGACGTACTTTTTTGCGCCATTTGATGACTACTCCATCAGACTATCGCCGCATTTTTAAGACCGCTTTAAAAGATGCAGGAATAGAAGACCTGCTGATTAATCAATCACCAGAAGACATCAACACAGTTTAA
- a CDS encoding PLP-dependent aminotransferase family protein, which yields MKIYKFETFTSDIEKNIRGGIYKPGHKLPSVRELKKQYQTSITTIQNGYEHLIAMGLVISIPKSGYYVASHISKTLEINPDFKPVVRDAIFERNVELITSSARGKKVAEFNVATPGDLIISQKLLLRTMQQVIRESGVSLLKYYPTNGSEELKSNIIKHAANYQTRINPHELLVTDGALQALHIAFAAVCNKGDIIAIESPCVFSVLEVIRVLGLKVIEIPVDIDGFDLNFLKKACINNKIRAVVITPNFHNPTGILMADEQKKELLSIIQQYGIAVIENDIYGDLNFSGKRPTTLKTFDESGLVITYTSYSKTLAPGIRLGWLSAGKFMPQAEQVKFAMGSTVSPVYQETVNRLLSGESYDRHIRAFRMQLAKNAYFTINLLSKHFPEGTSVLTPSGGYNLWVKMADKVNMDNFYSQCEKIGIKFTPGYTFSFSDVFSRYFRIVFADQYSAQKLQAFELAGQLAAT from the coding sequence GTGAAGATATATAAGTTTGAAACGTTTACCTCCGACATTGAAAAGAATATCCGCGGCGGGATTTACAAACCTGGCCACAAGCTACCATCAGTTCGGGAACTAAAAAAGCAATACCAAACCAGCATTACTACCATACAAAATGGGTATGAGCATCTAATAGCAATGGGGTTGGTTATAAGTATCCCGAAGTCGGGCTACTATGTTGCATCTCATATCAGTAAAACTCTGGAAATCAATCCTGATTTTAAGCCTGTAGTTAGAGACGCAATATTTGAACGAAACGTTGAACTTATTACATCTTCGGCACGAGGAAAAAAAGTAGCCGAATTTAATGTGGCTACTCCGGGCGATCTTATAATTTCTCAAAAGTTATTATTAAGAACCATGCAGCAGGTAATAAGGGAAAGCGGTGTTTCATTACTAAAATATTACCCTACAAATGGTTCTGAAGAATTAAAAAGTAACATAATAAAACATGCTGCCAATTACCAGACCCGCATTAACCCACACGAATTGTTGGTTACAGACGGCGCTTTACAAGCACTTCACATTGCCTTTGCAGCTGTGTGCAACAAAGGTGATATAATTGCCATAGAAAGCCCCTGTGTATTTTCTGTATTAGAGGTTATAAGGGTGCTCGGTTTAAAAGTAATTGAAATACCGGTAGATATTGATGGTTTTGACCTCAATTTCTTAAAGAAAGCCTGCATTAACAATAAAATCAGAGCGGTTGTTATTACCCCTAACTTTCACAACCCTACAGGTATATTAATGGCAGATGAACAGAAAAAGGAGCTACTTAGTATCATACAACAATATGGCATTGCCGTAATTGAAAATGATATTTATGGCGATCTGAACTTTAGTGGAAAGCGCCCCACAACACTTAAAACTTTTGATGAAAGTGGTTTAGTGATCACCTATACCTCCTACTCAAAAACCCTTGCTCCCGGCATCCGGCTGGGTTGGTTGTCGGCAGGTAAATTTATGCCACAAGCAGAGCAGGTAAAGTTTGCCATGGGAAGCACCGTCTCCCCTGTTTACCAGGAAACAGTTAATCGTTTATTATCCGGCGAAAGCTACGACCGGCATATCCGGGCGTTTAGAATGCAGCTTGCAAAAAATGCCTACTTTACCATAAACCTGCTGTCGAAACATTTCCCGGAGGGTACATCTGTATTAACACCGTCTGGTGGTTATAACTTATGGGTCAAAATGGCCGATAAAGTAAACATGGATAATTTTTACAGCCAATGTGAAAAAATAGGTATCAAATTTACGCCGGGTTACACCTTCTCTTTTTCGGATGTGTTTTCAAGATATTTTAGGATTGTTTTTGCAGATCAGTATTCGGCCCAAAAACTCCAGGCGTTTGAGCTTGCCGGCCAACTGGCAGCAACATAA
- the gap gene encoding type I glyceraldehyde-3-phosphate dehydrogenase has protein sequence MNMKIAINGFGRIGRMTLRALQNQPDVEVVAINDLTDVQTLAHLLKYDTAHGRFPGEIAIDDNALLVNGKRITMLKEKDPEKLPWESLQIDVVIESTGRFTDKSTAQGHINAGAKKVLITAPATGGVKTIVHGVNNDLIGGDQIYSTASCTTGSIAPVLYILDKEYGIESGFMVTVHAFTADQNLQDAPHKDLRRARAASYSIIPTTTGAAKAIGNVLPNLLGKMDGYSYRVPVIDASIVDLSINLKKAATIEEINTKFKQYAENSLKGILEYTEEEFVSSDILGNTHSSIVDGGLTKVIGNIVKVVAWYDNEVGISNRIAELVSLI, from the coding sequence ATAAACATGAAAATTGCAATCAACGGATTTGGCCGCATAGGCCGGATGACCTTAAGAGCTTTACAAAATCAGCCAGATGTAGAGGTGGTAGCTATTAATGACCTTACAGATGTACAAACCCTTGCGCATCTATTAAAATATGATACCGCTCATGGGCGTTTTCCGGGCGAAATAGCCATTGATGATAATGCACTATTGGTTAACGGAAAACGGATTACCATGCTCAAAGAAAAAGACCCTGAGAAGTTGCCGTGGGAATCATTACAGATTGATGTTGTGATAGAATCAACCGGGCGCTTTACCGATAAAAGCACCGCGCAAGGGCATATCAATGCAGGGGCAAAAAAAGTACTGATTACTGCGCCTGCCACCGGCGGTGTTAAAACCATTGTTCATGGCGTTAATAATGATTTAATTGGGGGCGATCAGATCTACTCAACAGCATCTTGCACAACCGGGAGTATTGCGCCGGTTCTTTACATCCTGGATAAAGAGTATGGTATTGAGTCTGGTTTTATGGTGACAGTGCATGCCTTTACCGCCGACCAGAATTTGCAGGATGCGCCGCATAAAGACCTGCGCCGTGCCAGGGCTGCTTCTTACTCCATCATCCCCACAACTACCGGTGCTGCCAAAGCTATTGGTAACGTACTGCCCAACCTTTTAGGAAAGATGGACGGTTACTCATATAGGGTGCCGGTTATAGATGCATCAATTGTCGATCTTTCTATCAATCTTAAAAAAGCAGCAACTATTGAAGAAATCAACACAAAGTTTAAACAGTATGCCGAAAATTCATTAAAAGGTATATTGGAGTATACAGAAGAAGAGTTTGTATCGTCGGATATACTTGGTAACACCCATTCGTCTATTGTTGATGGTGGTTTAACTAAAGTGATCGGCAACATAGTTAAGGTAGTGGCCTGGTATGATAATGAAGTAGGCATATCAAACCGCATTGCTGAACTGGTTTCGCTGATATAA
- a CDS encoding N-acetyltransferase — translation MDSKIVTKFTIATDQGIDALLYLTQVIAREKFSSILTPQEVENYILKNFSGKVLMVEVNSMSNQWLVVYTDDKPAGFARITSKGERPKTLAQKRAIRIADFGILKEYDTLAVRQSLFNKCWSVCKPYEAVWITEYSENPFISFFESEGFIKQNEVIDLSELELQSICLVRQA, via the coding sequence ATGGATTCAAAAATCGTCACCAAATTTACCATAGCAACAGATCAGGGTATAGATGCCCTGTTATATCTAACCCAAGTAATTGCAAGGGAGAAATTCTCATCAATATTAACACCACAGGAGGTTGAAAATTACATTTTAAAAAACTTCAGCGGAAAAGTTCTGATGGTTGAAGTTAATAGTATGTCTAACCAATGGCTGGTAGTTTACACAGACGATAAACCAGCGGGATTTGCCCGTATTACATCAAAAGGCGAACGACCAAAAACGTTAGCGCAAAAGCGCGCCATCAGGATTGCAGATTTTGGGATCCTTAAAGAATATGACACCCTTGCGGTACGGCAATCCTTATTCAATAAGTGTTGGTCTGTTTGCAAACCGTACGAAGCCGTCTGGATTACAGAATACTCCGAAAACCCTTTCATTAGTTTTTTTGAGTCAGAAGGTTTTATCAAACAAAACGAGGTAATTGACCTGAGTGAACTTGAATTACAATCAATCTGCCTGGTAAGGCAAGCCTAA